GCCGTACGTCGCGGTCGCGGAGGAAGGGCACGGCGCACACCACCAGCTCTATATCCCCCTGCTCATTTTTGAGCTCAAGCAGCTCATCCAGCGGGTCCTCTGTGGCTCCCCCAATCACATAAATATTGAAGCACTCCAGCAGTTCGCGTGGGGCGTTGAGGGTGGCGACGGAATCGTGGTTGCCGCCCGTGATGATGACATGGCGGCAGCAGGTGGCGCAGACCCTGCGCAGGAAATCGTAGTAGAGCTTGAGGGCGGTGTTGGAGGGGGCGCCGTTGTCGAACACGTCGCCAGCCATGATGAGCGCCTCTACCTGCTCCTGGGCAATGGTTTGCAGCAGCCAGTCCAGGAAGCGCTGGTGCTCTTCCGTCCGTTCGAGGTTGACGAGGCGCTGGCCAAGGTGCCAGTCCGAAGTGTGTAGTACGCGCATTATATCCCAGTCCTTTCTTCCAATCCTGCTTCTAAGATACAGGAAGATATGGCCAAGCTACAAGCCGATGGGGAAGGTTTTATCAACAGGTTATGCACAATCAGCGGTGTGGCAGCGCTTTGGGTTTACTCTGCGCTGCCCTGCTCGGTCGGAAACCCGGCTTCTTTCAAATCCTGGAAACCGCCCACGTTGTAGATGTGCCGGAAGCCCGCCTCCTTCAGCAGCTCCGCCGCTTTTCCGCTCCGGTTGCCGCTGGCGCAATAGAGGTAGTACACCTTGTCCTTGTCCCAGTTTTCTATTTCCCGGGCAAACGCTCCGCCGCGGTAGTCGGAGTTGACGGCGCCGTCAAGGTGGCCTTCGGCAAACTCCTCCGGCGTGCGCACGTCTACCAGAATCGTCTTGCGGCCCAGGCGCTCGCCTTTAAACTGCTGTGGCGTCAGGTTCTGCACCTGTGCCGGCGTGCTCTGCTGCGGCCCGGCGCAGCTCAGGAAGGCGAGAAATGAAACAGAAAGGAGGATGGCTCTCATATCTATAAACCGATTTTATGTTGAGGCAATGAAATGTGTAAATGTAAGCATTTGCGCTGTCCGGTCTTCCGCATCCTCCATATAAAATTTATACAGGGCGCGGCGGTGAGCTTCAGTGAGGTTTGAAGTTGTGGATGCACGCGATGATGCTGGTGATGTTGGTGTCGGCCAGAAAGTAATAGATGTTTTTCCCTTCGCGGTGCGTGCCCAGGATGCCTTTGTCGCGCATGTTGGTGAGGTGGTGCGACAGCAGAGACTGTTCTATCTGCAGCACTT
This window of the Pontibacter russatus genome carries:
- a CDS encoding rhodanese-like domain-containing protein — encoded protein: MRAILLSVSFLAFLSCAGPQQSTPAQVQNLTPQQFKGERLGRKTILVDVRTPEEFAEGHLDGAVNSDYRGGAFAREIENWDKDKVYYLYCASGNRSGKAAELLKEAGFRHIYNVGGFQDLKEAGFPTEQGSAE
- a CDS encoding ArsR/SmtB family transcription factor — encoded protein: MSNLKVRVEQKKLEQAAYVLRCMAHPMRLGIIDLLEQRDRLTVSQLQEVLQIEQSLLSHHLTNMRDKGILGTHREGKNIYYFLADTNITSIIACIHNFKPH